The DNA sequence CCTATAGCAATAGGATCAGCTTTCGCCGCCATTGGCGTCGCCCGGCCCCCCGCTTCCCTGGTGACCTTAAAGGCGGTGCGTCCCACGTTCCTGTGAATATCCATGGCTGTCACCGTGATCTCGTTCTCGCCCATCGCCAGCAACGCCTCCGCCCAGAAGCTGCCATCGGCGTCCAGCTGCGCCTCCTGGCCGTTCACCCGCACCTCGAAAATGCCGCTGGCGTCGCTGGCCTTGCCCCTGACCTGCACCGTCTTATCCTGCTGCACCTTCTTCATGCCCCGGGTGATAGCCGGGGAGGTGATTTGGATGGTGGGAGGTGTGCGGTCGGTATCCATGGACGGCATAGACTTCTTCTGGGGAGGGGCTGCCTGGCCGGAAGAGGAAAGGGCCTGCCGGGCAGCCTCTTCCCAGGTCTTGGCGATGGGAGAAGAAACACCTGCCAACTCCCGGGCAACAGTCTCCATCTCTCTGATCAGTCCATCAATTTCCCCTCTGTAATCCCGTACAACAGTTCCAGTAATCCTTCCGGTAACTACATCAATGATTCGTAGATCAATGGTGTAGGTAGAACCGAGTCTGCCTATGCTGCCGGCCACCATCTTGTCAACCCCTAACAGTTGTCCTATCTCCACCGCGCTTTCATCATCTACCTCGCCAGTGAGCTGAATATCCTGCTCGGTAAAAATTTGCTGCATCTGGCTCCGCTTCACCACGTTGACGGCACCGGTCCTGACCAGAATGCTCCTTAATCTGTCAGTGAGGGCGGCTGCCTCGATTCTGGATATGCCGCGACCCCCAAGGTCAATCACTGCGATGGACTCGCGCTCCTGGGCCCAGAGACCCGCCACCATAATGAGCGCCATCAGATAAGACATAGGATTTTTCATCGGATGGTATCCTTTCTCAATTTCCAGCAATTTACCGCCCCGTGGCGATGATCACCACCCGCCCGGCCTACCTCACCCCCGGGCCCTGCGTGTCGCCGGCTCGCCGTAGGCTACGCCGAGGCCCCGCTCCTAGTGTAGTGGGGGCCAGCCCCGGGCACAGTCGTAGGGTCGGGGGGTGCTTCGCTCCGCCACAGGCGGTGGAGGTCATTCCTTTGCCAGTGTCGTAATTCTCACCCGCCGCTCGGCCTGCATGGTCTCCGGCTTCTTGCGCTTGAAGCCACGGGTCTGGGCCAGAAACTGGGGCAGGTCGTCCTTCAGGATATAGTAGCCATCCTCTTCCACAGTTTCTACTGGGTCAAAGGGTTCGGTGCGGGCGAAGACCTGCAGCACTTCGGGGCCAAATGGCGGGGCGCACTCGAACTCGTCCGGCAGCTGATAGACCTTGTTCACCTTGGTGTCGTCAATGTAGTGGCTGTCCATAAGGAGCGTGCGAGTGCCATCAGCGAAGTGGTAGATCATGCGGATGTAGCTGGGCACATTCACCCGCACGTAGATGCGCAATATCTCGCCGTCGGTGTAGAGCAAATTCTCAGCGCCCCGATCGGTCCATACGTCCACCATAAGGCCGCCGCCAATGACTTCATCTTTGCGGAACTGCTTCTGTTCACTGAGTGCGGTACTGAAATTCTGCGGCTTCAAGTCCCTATTGGTGGCCTGCAGGATAGAAGCTGCCACCAGTACATCAGCGCTGGCGACAAGCTCGCCATCCGGTATGCGCCGGACCTCCGCCATCAGCTTGATCCCCGCCGGCTGTTCCCAATACCTGCCGGTGAGCACATAGCGCTGGCCGCCGGCCTCAAACTGCGCCGTCTGGGGTACGATGCCCCAACGGGCCATGCTGGTGAGCTGGTGATCCAGAATCGGCTGAAAATAGCGCGCAAAAGGCGACCCCATGCGGGTATCCTGGAATGTGAAGGGTGTGGTCATGACGCTGCCGCCAGGGCTGTCGAGCTGTTTGTCCAGCTGGTAGGCCAGCGACCAGGCAAGATCTTTGGCATTGCGAATAGGCCGCTCAATAAGGTGATCCACCGCCTCACGCAGCATGGCCCTGGTGATCTTGCCCCGGGGGGTTGCCGGGAGCTCGCCAAAGCTGCTCTCAAATGTTACCGCGCCCACTGCGAACATGAGATTCGCGGCTTCCTGGAAATGGTCGAACAAAGGGTAGCACAGCAGGTATTCGGCCAGGGCCTCAGTGGGTTGACCGGCGGCTTCGCGGCTTAGGCCAGCTTCGAAGTGCTCCTTGATTTCTCCCGCAAGCCCCTCGGTTTTTCTACGGTAGGACTCCAGGAGTTGATCTTTCCTGGTCGCTACCAGAGCGTGCCATAATTTTTTCCTGCGATCGTAATACGTCGAAGCCTCCAACCCCCAAATTTCCAGGGATGAAGAGGAAACCGTGGTGGAGGCATAGAAGTCGGAATAATCAATATTTGTCGCCTGGAGACTCGTGGTGCTCTCGCTGCGGATCTTCACCTGAATCTGTTCGATAAGGTTCCTGCGGGCGGCCTCCACAGCCTGTTGTTTCCGGTCCTCGCTATTGTCCTGCCTGCCCAGATGGGCGACACCATACCCCGTGAGATAGATCAGCCGGGAATATTTGGTACTTTGCCCTTGTCCCGTGACCCAGGCCGGTTTTTGACCGGACAGGATGGAGAGGGAAAAGCAGAGCAGAAGCATGGGCCCGATTAGGGTCCTCGCCCGGTATTCATGGATGTTCATGTCCGATCCTCCTGTTGAATTCTCAGCCTTTTGGTTCACTGGCGCTCCGTCCGGGCAATGGGAAACGCGTCCCCGGTCGGTGTGGTGGTGGGGTACTGCGCCCGCTGAAATTCCCGCTCGGCGATCTCCGTGACCTCGTC is a window from the Candidatus Neomarinimicrobiota bacterium genome containing:
- a CDS encoding caspase family protein, which codes for MKNPMSYLMALIMVAGLWAQERESIAVIDLGGRGISRIEAAALTDRLRSILVRTGAVNVVKRSQMQQIFTEQDIQLTGEVDDESAVEIGQLLGVDKMVAGSIGRLGSTYTIDLRIIDVVTGRITGTVVRDYRGEIDGLIREMETVARELAGVSSPIAKTWEEAARQALSSSGQAAPPQKKSMPSMDTDRTPPTIQITSPAITRGMKKVQQDKTVQVRGKASDASGIFEVRVNGQEAQLDADGSFWAEALLAMGENEITVTAMDIHRNVGRTAFKVTREAGGRATPMAAKADPIAIGKYYALIIGIDSYSGDWPRLKNAVHDAKGVKEVLESQYRFDHIEMLLNQEATRAGIITKLEWLSEELQEDDNLLIYYSGHGEFKEKLNKGYWVPVDATGRSTANYVSNSDLQTFLNGIRTRHTLLISDACFSGDIFRSRTTSLSSDAFDSMDRYYQEVYNRSSRQAITSGGIEPVMDGGRDGHSVFTYYFLRALKQNRDPYYDAGQVFERLKIPVANNSEQTPILQAIKNTGDEGGQFIFVRKR